Proteins from a genomic interval of Chanos chanos chromosome 3, fChaCha1.1, whole genome shotgun sequence:
- the surf4 gene encoding surfeit locus protein 4, with translation MGQEDLMSTAEDVADQFLRVTKQYLPHLARLCLISTFLEDGIRMWFQWNEQRDYIEATWSCGYFLATCFVLINLLGQLGGCVLVLSRNFVQYACFGLFGIIALQTVAYSILWDLKFLMRNLALGGGLLLLLAESRSEGKSMFAGVPSMGESSPKQYMQLGGRVLLVLMFMTLLHFESSFFAILQNMVGTALIILVAIGFKTKLAALTLVVWLFAINVYFNAFWTVPAYKPMHDFLKYDFFQTTSVIGGLLLVVALGPGGVSMDEKKKEW, from the exons TTCCTCCGAGTAACGAAGCAGTATCTGCCACATCTAGCTCGCCTGTGTCTTATCAGCACCTTCTTGGAGGACGGCATTCGCATGTGGTTCCAGTGGAACGAGCAGAGGGACTACATAGAGGCAACCTGGAGCTGTGGCTACTTCCTGGCCACCTGTTTTGTGCTGATAAATCTGCTGGGACAGCTGG gtggCTGTGTCCTGGTCCTAAGTAGAAATTTTGTACAATATGCTTGCTTTGGATTATTTGGCATCATAGCACTACAG ACTGTTGCATACAGTATACTGTGGGATTTGAAGTTTTTGATGAG AAACCTGGCCCTGGGTGGTGGGCTTTTGTTGTTGCTGGCAGAGTCACGTTCAGAAGGAAAGAGCATGTTTGCGGGTGTACCTTCCATGGGCGAGAGCTCCCCCAAACAGTACATGCAGCTGGGTGGACGAGTCCTCCTTGTGCTTATGTTTATGACCTTGCTGCACTTTGAATCCAGTTTCTTTGCT ATTCTACAGAACATGGTGGGCACAGCACTCATCATCCTGGTGGCAATTGGTTTCAAGACCAAACTCGCTGCCCTTACTCTGGTGGTGTGGCTCTTTGCCATCAACGTCTACTTCAATGCCTTCTGGACGGTGCCTGCCTACAAGCCCATGCATGACTTCCTCAAGTATGACTTCTTCCAGACCACGTCAGTCATCGGTGGCCTGTTGCTTGTGGTGGCTTTGGGCCCTGGGGGTGTGTCCATGgatgagaagaagaaagagtggTAA